DNA sequence from the Synergistaceae bacterium genome:
CCCGCAGACATCAGACAGGCCGGAGGAATATCGAGGATGAGCGACCCTGGGATGATCAGGAGCATCCAACAGGCTGTATCGATCCCGGTCATGGCTAAGTGCCGCATCGGACATATAGCCGAAGCCCGCATACTCGAGGCAATAGAGATAGACTACATCGATGAAAGCGAAGTCCTCAGCCCTGCGGATGACATCCACCACATTGACAAGACAGCTTTCCGCGTCCCGTTTGTCTGCGGCGCACGCAGTCTGAGCGAAGCACTGCGCAGGATCGAAGAGGGCGCAGCCATGATAAGAACGAAAGGCGAACCAGGGACAGGCGACATAATTCAGGCAGTGCGCCACATGAGAAGCATCAACGCCGAGATATGCCGAGTAAGATCCATGCGCAAGGATGAGATCTTCGAAGCTGCAAAGGAACTTCAGGTACCTTATGGACTCCTTCTCTCCGTCCACGAAGAAGGGCGGCTGCCGGTCGTCAACTTCGCGGCAGGCGGGGTCGCGACTCCTGCGGACGCAGCGCTCATGATGATGCTCGGCGCGGAAGGCGTATTTGTGGGAAGCGGGATATTCAAATCAGGCAACCCGCAGAAACGCGCGGCGGCAATAGTAAAAGCCGTTACAAACTACAACGATCCGAAAATACTTGCCGAAATATCTGAAAACCTAGGCGAGGCAATGGTCGGAATCAACGAAGACGAGATAGCGGTACTTATGGCGGAGCGGGGCAAATAAAAAATGGACGATATCATCAGGGTCGGTGTTACTGCCGTACAGGGAGCATTCGCCGAACACTGCTCCATGCTGTGCAAACTCGGCGCACAGCCAGTGGAGATCCGCAGCACAGCGGATCTTGACGCAGACATCGACGGGCTTATCCTCCCGGGAGGGGAGAGTACAGCCCAGGGCAAACTTCTGCGTGAGTCCGGACTGTTTGAAAGGATCAGGGCTATGCTGGAAAACGGCCTTCCCGTCTACGGGACCTGCGCGGGTATGATCCTGCTCGCAAAAGAGATAGAAAACGACAGCAGGCAACACTTCGCCGTCATGGACATAACAGTGAAGCGCAATGCATACGGAAGA
Encoded proteins:
- the pdxS gene encoding pyridoxal 5'-phosphate synthase lyase subunit PdxS translates to MTNEEQIKLNRDLAKMFKGGVIMDVTTPEQAKIAEDAGACAVMALERIPADIRQAGGISRMSDPGMIRSIQQAVSIPVMAKCRIGHIAEARILEAIEIDYIDESEVLSPADDIHHIDKTAFRVPFVCGARSLSEALRRIEEGAAMIRTKGEPGTGDIIQAVRHMRSINAEICRVRSMRKDEIFEAAKELQVPYGLLLSVHEEGRLPVVNFAAGGVATPADAALMMMLGAEGVFVGSGIFKSGNPQKRAAAIVKAVTNYNDPKILAEISENLGEAMVGINEDEIAVLMAERGK
- the pdxT gene encoding pyridoxal 5'-phosphate synthase glutaminase subunit PdxT, with product MDDIIRVGVTAVQGAFAEHCSMLCKLGAQPVEIRSTADLDADIDGLILPGGESTAQGKLLRESGLFERIRAMLENGLPVYGTCAGMILLAKEIENDSRQHFAVMDITVKRNAYGRQLGSFTAYGTFAGKGPILMPFIRAPYISHVGKNVEVLATEKGSPTAAREKNMLVTAFHPEVTEDGTVHRYFLEMIRNRIK